The following coding sequences lie in one Bacillus sp. BGMRC 2118 genomic window:
- a CDS encoding peptidase M4 family protein, translated as MKPVKASEISGAQAMKKWNEKASVPLFVKERQAEKYSASTHGNAIDYLKKNEAKTGIREPEKSLKMKNVVKDELGMTHVRYHQVVNGIPVEGSDVIVHFNKNNEVVLVNGRVNQTIEENVVSTMTTLSSEDALKHALTSVNAPEELTYEPTSELVIYPFEGENHTVYKVNVNFMGDEPGNWFVFVDAKTGEVIDQYNGLMHADEMKTQKGVGKGVHGDHRELHITQVKEPNAGTKFALADYSHENLGGIITYDAKNDNTSSNDTVYVGNSASFKEDYDRALVDAHYNSEKVYDYFLNEHGRNSLDGNGMAIISRVHYGNNYNNASWNGRWMTYGDGDGVFMTSLSAGLDVAAHEMTHGVISHSANLVYRNQSGALNESFADIFGALVDDSDWEMGEDIMAPAAKADGVTRLRSLSDPNSVVVSNEQRRAYSTNGGVYPDHMDEFYHMPTSVDGGGVHVNSSITNHAAYLIGQEIGREKLGKIYYRALTVYLTANSNFSDARQAVVQSAIDLYGEGSTEVTAANVGFDAVGIY; from the coding sequence ATGAAACCGGTAAAGGCAAGTGAAATTAGTGGTGCACAAGCAATGAAGAAGTGGAATGAGAAGGCGAGTGTTCCGTTGTTTGTGAAGGAGCGTCAAGCTGAGAAGTATTCTGCCAGCACGCATGGTAATGCTATTGACTATTTAAAGAAGAATGAGGCTAAAACTGGTATACGCGAACCGGAGAAAAGCTTAAAGATGAAGAATGTTGTAAAAGATGAACTGGGAATGACACATGTGCGCTATCATCAGGTGGTAAATGGTATTCCTGTAGAAGGATCAGATGTGATTGTCCATTTTAATAAAAATAATGAAGTCGTGTTAGTAAACGGTAGAGTGAATCAGACAATCGAGGAGAACGTGGTCAGTACAATGACGACCTTAAGCAGTGAAGATGCATTAAAACATGCATTAACATCTGTTAACGCACCTGAAGAGCTTACATATGAGCCTACTTCTGAGCTTGTGATTTATCCGTTTGAAGGCGAAAATCATACAGTTTACAAGGTGAATGTAAACTTCATGGGCGATGAGCCTGGTAACTGGTTTGTCTTTGTGGATGCCAAAACAGGAGAGGTTATAGATCAGTACAATGGTTTAATGCATGCCGATGAAATGAAAACACAAAAGGGTGTAGGAAAAGGTGTGCACGGTGATCATAGAGAATTACATATTACACAAGTAAAGGAACCGAATGCTGGTACGAAGTTTGCATTAGCAGATTACTCTCATGAGAACCTCGGGGGAATCATTACGTATGATGCAAAAAATGATAACACTTCCAGCAACGATACGGTTTATGTAGGGAACTCCGCTTCATTTAAAGAGGACTATGATCGAGCGCTGGTCGATGCGCACTATAATTCCGAAAAGGTATATGACTATTTCTTAAACGAGCATGGCCGTAACTCCCTAGATGGAAATGGAATGGCCATCATTTCGAGAGTACATTATGGAAATAACTACAATAATGCTTCCTGGAACGGTCGCTGGATGACATATGGTGATGGTGATGGAGTCTTCATGACATCTCTTTCGGCAGGTCTTGATGTAGCAGCACATGAAATGACTCATGGTGTCATCTCTCATTCAGCAAATTTAGTATATCGCAATCAATCGGGAGCACTGAACGAATCATTTGCTGACATTTTTGGAGCACTTGTTGATGATAGTGATTGGGAAATGGGAGAAGATATTATGGCTCCAGCTGCGAAAGCTGACGGTGTTACAAGATTACGTAGCTTAAGTGATCCTAACAGTGTTGTAGTCAGTAATGAACAACGTAGAGCATACAGCACAAACGGTGGAGTTTATCCAGACCACATGGATGAGTTTTATCATATGCCAACTTCAGTAGATGGTGGTGGTGTGCATGTAAATTCCTCGATCACCAATCATGCGGCGTACCTGATAGGTCAAGAAATTGGGAGAGAAAAACTGGGTAAAATCTATTATCGAGCATTAACCGTGTATTTAACTGCTAACTCTAACTTCAGTGATGCGCGTCAGGCAGTTGTTCAGTCTGCAATTGACCTTTATGGTGAAGGAAGTACGGAAGTAACAGCGGCTAATGTTGGATTTGATGCGGTAGGAATCTATTAG
- a CDS encoding chromate transporter has protein sequence MDQSTQKETSLVKLLLEILFVSTKLGFTSFGGPIAHLGYFHDEYIRRRKWMDEKSYADLVALCQFLPGPASSQVGIGIGVMRAGVLGGIVSFIGFTLPSVLVLIIFALILQGLDVSDAGWIHGLKIVAVAVVAHAILGMAQKLTPDINRKAIALLALVVTLLWQTAFTQVGVILLSAFIGFLLYRQQKEEVEERIRFPISRGFAIGCLTLFFGLLILLPILREVTSIHWIAMFDSFYRSGSLVFGGGHVVLPLLEREFVPTGWLSEEAFLAGYGAAQAVPGPLFTFAAYLGAVMNGWKGGILATVAIFLPAFLLILGALPFWDSLRRNPKVKGALMGVNAAVVGILISAFYQPIWTSSILAPMDFAFAAILFSMLVYWKLPPWVIVVTGAIGGAIMTLI, from the coding sequence ATGGATCAATCAACACAGAAGGAAACAAGTTTAGTGAAATTGTTACTTGAAATTTTATTTGTATCAACTAAGTTAGGATTTACTTCATTTGGTGGACCTATTGCTCATTTAGGCTATTTTCATGATGAATATATTCGTAGACGTAAATGGATGGATGAAAAAAGCTATGCTGACTTAGTAGCTCTTTGTCAATTCCTTCCGGGACCAGCAAGTAGTCAGGTTGGTATTGGAATAGGTGTGATGCGTGCAGGTGTTTTAGGAGGAATTGTCTCATTTATCGGGTTTACATTACCTTCTGTCTTGGTACTCATTATTTTTGCATTAATTCTTCAGGGATTAGATGTAAGTGATGCAGGCTGGATTCATGGCCTGAAAATTGTAGCTGTGGCAGTAGTGGCACATGCTATTTTGGGGATGGCTCAAAAACTGACTCCTGATATAAATAGAAAGGCGATAGCATTGTTAGCATTAGTGGTGACGTTGTTGTGGCAAACTGCTTTTACTCAGGTAGGTGTAATCCTTTTATCGGCTTTTATTGGCTTCCTACTCTATAGACAACAAAAGGAAGAGGTGGAAGAGAGAATTCGTTTTCCCATTAGTCGTGGTTTTGCGATAGGGTGTTTAACACTATTCTTTGGTCTACTAATACTTCTCCCAATATTGAGAGAAGTTACCTCTATTCATTGGATCGCCATGTTCGATAGCTTTTACCGTTCCGGATCACTCGTATTCGGAGGTGGACACGTTGTTCTACCGTTGCTAGAAAGAGAATTTGTTCCAACTGGCTGGTTGAGTGAAGAGGCATTTCTCGCGGGGTATGGAGCAGCCCAGGCTGTACCAGGTCCTTTATTTACATTTGCTGCGTATTTGGGTGCTGTTATGAATGGGTGGAAAGGTGGAATCCTTGCAACGGTTGCGATATTTTTACCGGCATTCTTATTAATCTTAGGCGCACTACCTTTTTGGGATAGCCTTCGTCGAAATCCAAAGGTCAAAGGTGCCCTTATGGGAGTGAATGCAGCAGTAGTTGGTATCTTAATCTCCGCCTTTTATCAGCCTATTTGGACTAGTTCTATTCTGGCACCAATGGATTTTGCCTTTGCAGCCATATTATTTAGCATGCTAGTCTACTGGAAATTACCACCGTGGGTGATCGTTGTAACAGGGGCAATTGGTGGAGCCATCATGACATTAATTTAA
- a CDS encoding helix-turn-helix transcriptional regulator, producing MEEKVLRKLFLGFIHIHILHHAKEHPIFGLWMVEELKEHGYNISSGTLYPILHSMETDGLLLKEEKNVEGKIRKYYSTTEKGNHILVEARKKAYELFKEIKE from the coding sequence TTGGAGGAGAAAGTATTACGTAAACTTTTTCTGGGCTTTATCCACATTCATATCTTGCACCATGCCAAGGAGCACCCGATTTTTGGTTTGTGGATGGTGGAGGAACTGAAAGAACACGGATACAACATCAGTTCGGGAACTTTATATCCAATTCTTCACTCGATGGAAACAGATGGACTCTTATTGAAGGAAGAAAAAAATGTAGAAGGTAAAATTAGAAAGTATTACAGTACTACAGAAAAAGGAAATCATATTCTTGTAGAGGCCAGGAAAAAGGCTTATGAGTTATTCAAAGAAATTAAAGAATAA
- a CDS encoding mechanosensitive ion channel: MEYIQGLLMEWELAPTVAKYLSITIMVILIGIICIIANFITKKVVIRLISHYLTKSKFPRATMVLEGKVFQKLSHIVPAIIIYYFSASLPDYQLMIEKGAITYIIIVALMVVHALLKTVTAIYQTYEISKTKPIKGYVQVVNIIVLTLGGILVISNLLGESPLILLSGIGALSAVLMLVFKDSLLGLVAGIQLAANDMVRVGDWIEMPKYGADGNIIDISLNTVMVQNFDKTITSVPSYALISDSFINWRGMESSGGRRIKRSILIDTTSISFCSGTMLEKCRHIHYLKDYMVMKENEIAEYNAKFDSFENHRVNGRSLTNVGIFRAYMHQYLKSHPAINQNMTLLVRQLPPGEHGLPIEIYAFTKDTRWAVYEDVQSDIFDHLLAVAGEFELKVFQNPSGNDLKNLAGESVGSEVRFRGVG; this comes from the coding sequence ATGGAATATATCCAAGGCTTATTAATGGAGTGGGAGCTGGCTCCAACAGTAGCGAAATATTTGTCTATCACCATTATGGTGATTCTTATAGGGATTATCTGTATCATTGCCAATTTTATAACGAAAAAGGTCGTAATTCGGCTCATCTCCCATTACTTGACGAAAAGTAAATTCCCACGTGCGACGATGGTGCTAGAGGGAAAGGTTTTTCAAAAGTTATCCCACATCGTACCTGCCATCATTATTTATTACTTTTCTGCTAGTTTGCCAGATTATCAGCTGATGATTGAAAAGGGAGCCATTACGTATATTATTATCGTTGCGTTAATGGTGGTACACGCCTTATTGAAAACGGTAACTGCAATTTATCAAACTTATGAAATATCGAAAACCAAGCCGATAAAGGGGTATGTTCAGGTTGTAAATATCATCGTTCTAACATTAGGAGGCATTCTCGTTATCTCGAATCTACTAGGCGAGAGTCCACTTATTTTGTTAAGTGGTATTGGTGCGCTGTCTGCTGTCTTGATGTTAGTGTTTAAGGATTCGTTGTTAGGACTTGTGGCAGGTATTCAATTGGCCGCCAATGACATGGTACGGGTGGGAGATTGGATTGAAATGCCGAAGTATGGAGCAGACGGGAACATCATTGATATCTCCCTAAATACCGTTATGGTTCAAAACTTTGATAAAACGATAACGAGTGTCCCCAGTTATGCGCTCATTTCTGACTCCTTTATTAACTGGAGAGGAATGGAAAGCTCTGGAGGACGCAGAATCAAGCGATCAATATTAATTGACACGACCAGTATTTCCTTCTGTTCTGGGACAATGCTGGAGAAGTGTAGACATATTCACTATTTGAAAGATTATATGGTAATGAAAGAAAATGAAATTGCTGAGTATAATGCGAAGTTTGATTCGTTCGAGAACCATCGGGTGAATGGAAGATCTCTTACAAATGTTGGCATTTTCCGCGCATATATGCATCAATATTTGAAATCTCATCCTGCGATTAACCAGAACATGACCCTATTAGTAAGACAATTGCCTCCTGGAGAACATGGTTTGCCGATAGAAATTTACGCCTTTACAAAAGATACAAGGTGGGCCGTATATGAAGATGTTCAGTCTGATATCTTTGACCATTTATTAGCTGTAGCAGGTGAATTCGAATTGAAGGTTTTTCAGAATCCTTCGGGGAATGATTTGAAGAATCTTGCAGGTGAGTCGGTGGGGAGTGAAGTGCGTTTTCGAGGTGTTGGATAG
- a CDS encoding DnaD domain protein yields MSSPTLMCKVIFYFFLENNPFLLCEHYIKCEITKKGCGVKMKTEDAREIHEFWDHNGFGSQNSWSKQQLLLWLNDLHFVYPKQMILKALEIACINHNRRFFYVDGVLRNWKSDNIKRVEDLQCYEERKEVDTTEKYSVDAETGKCFPEQFKLDVNVRTGKEYASCYS; encoded by the coding sequence ATGTCATCACCTACACTTATGTGTAAGGTGATTTTTTATTTTTTTCTTGAAAACAACCCCTTTTTGCTATGTGAACACTATATAAAGTGTGAAATAACTAAAAAGGGTTGTGGTGTGAAAATGAAAACAGAAGATGCGAGAGAAATACATGAGTTTTGGGATCATAATGGATTTGGTTCACAGAATTCATGGTCAAAACAGCAGTTGTTGTTGTGGTTGAATGACTTGCATTTTGTTTACCCCAAGCAAATGATTTTAAAGGCTTTGGAAATTGCTTGTATCAATCATAATAGAAGATTCTTTTATGTAGACGGTGTATTGAGAAATTGGAAAAGTGATAACATCAAGAGGGTGGAAGACCTACAATGTTATGAGGAAAGGAAGGAGGTTGATACGACTGAAAAATATTCTGTTGATGCCGAAACAGGCAAGTGTTTTCCTGAACAGTTCAAATTGGATGTTAATGTGAGAACTGGTAAGGAATACGCAAGCTGCTACAGCTAA
- a CDS encoding M48 family metallopeptidase, translated as MIHTYAGETIRFEIVYKNRGTIGITVDIYGNIEILAPKKTQNERIIQVLEANWDLVLSKIKESKERLNGPQKKVYEDDEKFLYLGKSYPIKVVLDTTIIQDQVVFENEILHIYVKQQDEEKIKQSLKRFYYQQCKALVEERISFYQSHFKSRPRSVRIIDSTTKWGTCDSNLKLTFNWKLAMAPLEVIDYVVVHEMCHMVHLNHDRSFWRLVGKIMPDYKEKERWLGASGWRMTV; from the coding sequence ATGATTCATACATACGCAGGGGAAACTATACGCTTTGAAATTGTTTATAAAAACAGAGGTACGATTGGGATTACAGTAGATATATACGGAAATATTGAAATTCTGGCACCAAAGAAAACCCAAAATGAACGGATTATTCAGGTGTTAGAGGCAAATTGGGATCTCGTGCTAAGTAAGATAAAAGAATCAAAAGAACGACTGAATGGACCTCAGAAAAAGGTATATGAAGATGACGAGAAGTTTTTATATTTGGGAAAGTCCTATCCAATTAAAGTAGTGCTAGATACTACAATCATCCAGGATCAAGTCGTATTTGAAAACGAGATACTACATATATACGTAAAGCAGCAGGACGAAGAAAAAATAAAACAATCACTAAAGAGGTTTTATTATCAGCAGTGCAAGGCATTAGTAGAAGAGAGGATCTCATTCTATCAATCTCACTTTAAATCAAGACCACGTTCGGTGCGTATTATTGACAGCACAACCAAATGGGGAACATGTGACTCCAACCTTAAGCTGACCTTCAACTGGAAGCTAGCAATGGCACCACTTGAAGTAATCGACTATGTTGTCGTTCATGAAATGTGTCATATGGTGCACTTGAATCATGATCGGTCGTTTTGGAGGCTTGTTGGGAAGATCATGCCGGATTATAAGGAGAAGGAGAGATGGTTAGGGGCTTCTGGGTGGAGGATGACGGTGTAA
- a CDS encoding DUF1456 family protein has protein sequence MENNDVLVRLRYALEIKNSEMSEIFKLGGMEVPVPDVVKILKKSEEVEDEYELKLTNSMLNSFLNGFIIYKRGKQEPKPGQPETPEPTITNKTHVNNVLLKRVKIALSLTTEDMLEIFKKGGLNVSKGELGAILRKEGHKNYKPCLDSFARAFLKGLAVTYRDKS, from the coding sequence ATGGAAAATAACGACGTATTAGTTCGATTACGATATGCATTGGAAATTAAAAATAGTGAAATGTCCGAGATCTTTAAGCTTGGAGGCATGGAGGTTCCTGTACCAGACGTGGTGAAAATCCTTAAGAAGTCAGAGGAAGTAGAGGATGAGTACGAATTAAAATTAACAAACTCTATGCTAAATTCATTCTTAAATGGCTTTATTATTTATAAAAGAGGAAAACAAGAACCAAAACCAGGACAACCGGAGACACCAGAACCGACTATAACAAATAAAACACACGTGAACAATGTCCTATTAAAAAGAGTCAAAATCGCCCTTTCCTTAACAACAGAGGATATGCTCGAAATATTCAAAAAAGGCGGATTAAACGTCTCAAAAGGTGAACTAGGAGCAATCTTGAGAAAAGAAGGACATAAAAACTATAAGCCATGTCTAGACAGTTTCGCCAGAGCATTTTTGAAGGGATTGGCAGTTACATACAGGGATAAATCATGA
- the truA gene encoding tRNA pseudouridine(38-40) synthase TruA: MNNYKMTIQYDGSRYKGWQRLGNDENTIQGKIEKVLSTIEGEEVEIIGCSRTDAGVHALAQVANVKLKSNVTPSDLMSQLNKSLPQDISIFQVELVPERFHARYNAGDKTYLYKIWNEEYSHPFMRKLSLHVEKKLNVKVMKQASQHFVGEHDFTAYSNAKSKKKSMVREITAVTVEENDGVIEVRVRGNGFLHNMVRKIVGTLIEIGLGKKQPDDVPLIIASKERQVALMADARGLYLERIEY; this comes from the coding sequence ATGAACAATTATAAGATGACCATTCAATATGACGGCAGTAGATACAAAGGCTGGCAGCGTCTGGGGAATGATGAAAATACGATTCAAGGTAAAATAGAAAAGGTCCTCTCCACAATCGAAGGAGAAGAGGTAGAAATTATTGGATGCAGCCGAACAGATGCAGGAGTTCATGCTCTTGCACAGGTTGCCAATGTGAAATTAAAGAGTAACGTTACTCCTTCTGATCTCATGAGTCAGCTAAATAAATCGTTGCCTCAAGATATTAGTATTTTCCAGGTGGAGCTAGTTCCAGAGCGTTTTCATGCACGATACAATGCAGGGGATAAAACCTATTTGTATAAGATTTGGAACGAGGAATATTCACATCCTTTCATGCGAAAGCTCTCTTTGCATGTAGAGAAGAAGCTGAATGTGAAAGTAATGAAGCAAGCCAGTCAACACTTTGTAGGCGAGCATGACTTTACTGCGTATTCTAATGCAAAGTCAAAGAAAAAATCCATGGTAAGAGAAATTACAGCAGTTACAGTTGAAGAAAATGATGGGGTTATTGAGGTGCGCGTTCGTGGAAATGGCTTTTTACATAACATGGTCAGAAAGATCGTAGGAACCCTGATCGAGATTGGCTTAGGGAAGAAACAACCTGATGATGTACCATTGATTATTGCCTCAAAAGAAAGACAGGTTGCACTGATGGCAGATGCACGTGGACTTTATTTGGAGAGAATTGAGTATTAG
- a CDS encoding BCCT family transporter has protein sequence MKKISNVFWISVAIVLAAVIFGVTAPGSFEEATYNLQEFLTNSFGWYYLILVTLIVIFCVFLIFSPVGAIKLGKPDEKPEYSKASWFAMLFSAGMGIGLVFWGAAEPLSHFMNPPLAEGGTAAANKEAMRYTFFHWGIHAWAIYAIVALALAYFQFRKGEPGLISATLKPVLGKRMEGPLGVVIDVLAVFATVIGVATTLGFGAAQINGGLSYLLGIPISFNVQFIIIAIVTVLFMISAWSGLSKGIKILSNTNMVLAVALLILMFIAGPTILILNMFTDSLGGYIQNIVQMSFRIAPLNEEHRSWINSWTIFYWAWWISWSPFVGIFIARVSRGRTIREFLIGVLLLPTIVSFLWFAVFGTSGIEVQNAGNIDLTNFPTEQVLFAIFNEFPMSTILSIVAITLVCTFFITSADSATFVLGMQTTHGSLTPPNSVKLTWGIAQSTVALILLYSGGLQALQNALIGAAFPFSMIIVLMMLSLYRSLAREKKELGLYHKPTPRKKVEGKVQ, from the coding sequence ATGAAAAAGATATCAAATGTATTTTGGATTTCGGTGGCAATTGTGCTGGCAGCCGTTATATTTGGTGTAACGGCACCAGGCAGTTTTGAAGAGGCAACATATAATTTACAGGAGTTTTTAACAAATTCGTTTGGCTGGTATTATTTAATTTTAGTGACACTTATCGTAATTTTTTGTGTCTTTCTTATCTTTAGTCCTGTTGGGGCGATTAAGCTGGGTAAACCAGATGAGAAACCTGAGTATTCTAAAGCGTCCTGGTTTGCGATGTTATTTAGTGCAGGAATGGGGATTGGGCTTGTCTTTTGGGGTGCTGCGGAACCTCTTTCACATTTCATGAATCCTCCACTTGCTGAAGGAGGAACAGCTGCTGCCAATAAAGAGGCAATGAGATATACCTTTTTCCATTGGGGCATACATGCGTGGGCGATTTATGCCATTGTTGCACTCGCACTAGCTTACTTTCAATTTCGTAAAGGTGAACCCGGCCTCATTTCAGCTACGTTAAAACCGGTACTAGGAAAGAGAATGGAAGGTCCTCTCGGTGTTGTCATCGATGTATTGGCCGTATTTGCTACAGTGATCGGAGTTGCGACAACACTTGGATTCGGTGCTGCGCAAATTAATGGTGGTTTATCGTATTTACTAGGTATTCCGATTAGCTTCAATGTCCAGTTTATAATCATTGCAATCGTAACGGTATTATTTATGATTTCCGCCTGGTCTGGACTTAGCAAAGGAATAAAAATATTAAGTAACACAAACATGGTATTAGCCGTTGCATTACTAATTTTAATGTTTATCGCAGGTCCTACAATTCTTATATTAAATATGTTTACAGACTCTCTGGGTGGATACATACAAAACATTGTTCAAATGAGTTTTCGAATTGCACCGCTTAATGAAGAACACAGATCATGGATTAATTCGTGGACTATTTTTTATTGGGCATGGTGGATTTCATGGTCACCGTTCGTTGGAATCTTTATTGCCCGTGTATCGAGAGGAAGAACCATTCGTGAATTCTTAATCGGAGTTTTACTGCTTCCAACCATAGTAAGCTTTTTATGGTTCGCTGTATTTGGAACTTCAGGAATAGAGGTTCAAAATGCTGGAAACATTGATTTAACAAATTTCCCTACAGAACAGGTGCTGTTTGCAATCTTTAATGAATTTCCGATGTCCACAATTCTTTCAATTGTTGCAATTACACTTGTGTGTACGTTCTTTATCACATCTGCTGACTCTGCAACATTTGTATTAGGAATGCAAACAACACACGGATCACTTACACCACCGAACTCGGTGAAATTAACATGGGGAATTGCACAATCGACCGTTGCCTTAATTCTGTTATATAGTGGCGGTTTACAGGCACTTCAAAATGCCTTGATTGGGGCGGCCTTCCCATTTTCAATGATTATCGTGTTAATGATGCTATCGTTGTATCGCTCATTAGCTAGAGAGAAAAAGGAACTTGGTTTATATCACAAACCAACTCCGCGTAAGAAAGTAGAAGGCAAGGTGCAGTAG